One region of Scophthalmus maximus strain ysfricsl-2021 chromosome 13, ASM2237912v1, whole genome shotgun sequence genomic DNA includes:
- the nwd1 gene encoding NACHT domain- and WD repeat-containing protein 1, whose product MIMIMIFMIIVVVCVLWSDMSSERKALLDKAYPEVVTFCRSLGLMFEVVDLRWGIRNVPSGDHESAEIFLQEIQSCERISAGPSFVALLGNRYGHRSLPRLIPEKLFEVLLSKLSKSPEGVEQLSQWFLKDSNAVPPTYVLQPVTAHFPHYSDLRPERRPQRDNEVLSWRFTENQLLQLLRSAAAAAEAAGDITSEQKQKFYTSVTQRELEQGLWRDDSEPSALLFVREIPRQRGRDGPKRLAKYMDVTADGLLDAEAGELLSGLKSRLYASSREVLNLHCVELSKGSVDPKRKEHAQYLDAVCEQFVTQMMARVTAAVDSPTDGRRRKIWGSTGEEKEQTSDWVVEEAEQHAAMSAELSRGLIGREELLGKICLAMWESTNARHGPLVVHGAAGMGKTALLCKLAQEMQRVMEAGSVVVIRLLSARHPHRPDVDHVLRSVCLQVCLACDLSPPSPLTAGSPPELLGFFRSVLAQVSGRGNTLLLVLDALDHLSEQHHAHRLGWLPADLPPNIHLVVSMATSSEAFASMRLKAETSASFFEVERLSRDEGKQMMESNLRTRRRTLTPEQSDAVLRSFESTGCPLHLRLILSAAKRWSSFTRRTELHLGASTQEMMSQLFLMLEEKHGKELVGGALGYLALAREGLLEAELRDVMSLDDDVISEVYRHSPPPTPSLIRLPPLLWARLRRDLEDQLEERWTGGVAVVALNNWHLSEAVSARYLTSERRGRSHRILAEYFQGRWSGKLKPTALPGLTLFLSDRKVPPQPLWFAPGLANVRKLQELPYHLLHAGMWEELRKEVIGSAEWLFCQSRICGVSSVIQDLDHSSRYMDCTETGLIRDTLVLIKPSLDFLDSHMDVTLFYTELLARLCSLATPFPSVIGRLCSQCEEWLLTTPEPVLVPQCSFLQQPGGALQHTLPGLHGGVLCVDVSEEAELVVAGADDGAVAVWSLSDQQLVHTLLGHTGAVLSVKVIDSSSCCLSLAADGSLRRWSLVNGLQLLCIQEAVPVDSSPSSVHLHLSDQSQLLCVYTRTQVKLWRLDGAELFSSRADEGSVVLGVLEESVVSLSDSGRVRISGPVDATRPVEAPLENSQKFTLVNSVISPERGKVFVVTREGFLHQISMTGKHTTVEFPLVPSLLSVTEDEKILMAAADRTLSLFNVLTDSVDRFLDLQHDDDVLSACVSSDGRRLATGAADQLIRIWSVTTGALQDCLCGSDSPVTSLLWYKGSVVSASAAAASVRLWSPKYDARHKPTAHVPSGCAHAAVTRDGERVFFIRHESQREVISWNNVTGCLSDRLSVSAEVSCLELVQLKRFLLCGLTSGTVLIYPLALPQETLCIPPPESRSRVLCLAVGAREKHVAVAYEDRVCLFEISSRDSFPTVDGPLHSVPLPLLQAPLSSMALLPDRRLLYGTSGGEVSLRDFGSGGGSSLEPHGSRVTCVTGSNWGTHALVGSQDGVQRLWALSPLVLDHTAEFKGFFFEGVVSAAFSESDQFVFTGSQDRTVKVWDVASGNLLYVQYVYSPVVRMVTFRNGFVALSQHGAVIREVFRCPDHISPDYNPLRNVKAQYRVTSRDKDRDAQQASVSDPQDYNPAQFNLNVLSMLRSKPPSSTCLIL is encoded by the exons atgattatgattatgatttttatgattattgttgttgtctgtgttctgtgGTCAGACATGAGCAGTGAGAGAAAGGCTCTGCTGGACAAAGCGTATCCGGAGGTCGTGACCTTCTGTCGCAGTCTGGGGCTGATGTTCGAG GTGGTGGATCTGCGCTGGGGGATCAGAAACGTCCCGTCTGGAGACCACGAGTCCGCGGAGATCTTCCTGCAGGAGATCCAGAGCTGCGAGAGGATTTCAGCCGGTCCGTCTTTCGTC GCCCTGCTGGGGAACCGGTACGGCCACCGATCTCTTCCTCGCCTCATCCCGGAGAAACTCTTTGAAGTTCTTTTGTCCAAACTCTCCAAGAGCCCTGAAGGCGTCGAACAGCTGAGTCAGTGGTTCTTAAAGGACAGCAATGCGGTCCCGCCCACCTACGTCCTTCAGCCAGTCACGGCTCACTTCCCCCACTACAGCGACCTCCGACCTGAGCGTAGGCCTCAGCGGGACAACGAGGTCCTGTCCTGGCGTTTCACAGAgaatcaactgttgcagctcctacgatcggccgccgccgccgccgaggccGCCGGTGACATCACCAGCGAGCAGAAACAGAAGTTCTACACATCAG TCACACAGCGGGAGTTGGAGCAGGGTTTGTGGAGAGACGACAGCGAACCGTCGGCTCTGCTCTTCGTCAGAGAGATTCCCCggcagagggggagggacgGCCCCAAGCGTCTCGCCAAGTACATGGACGTGACCGCCGACGGGCTGCTGGACGCAGAAGCTGGGGAACTCCTGAGCGGCCTCAAGTCTCGGCTCTACGCCTCGTCGAGGGAGGTCCTCAACCTGCACTGTGTGGAGCTGAGCAAGGGGAGCGTGGACCCCAAACGCAAGGAGCACGCTCAGTACCTGGACGCCGTCTGTGAGCAGTTTGTGACGCAGATGATGGCCCGGGTCACGGCGGCGGTCGACTCCCCCACCGACGGGAGGCGGAGGAAGATCTGGGGAAGCAccggggaggagaaggagcaaaCGTCCGACTGGGTTGTCGAAGAGGCCGAGCAACACGCCGCCATGAGCGCAGAGCTGAGCAGGGGTCTCATTGGTCGAGAGGAACTCCTGGGTAAGATCTGTCTCGCCATGTGGGAGTCCACCAACGCCCGTCACGGCCCTCTGGTGGTCCACGGCGCCGCTGGGATGGGGAAGACGGCTCTGCTGTGCAAACTGGCGCAGGAGATGCAGCGAGTCATGGAGGCGGGGTCAGTGGTGGTGATCCGGCTGCTGTCGGCTCGCCATCCTCACAGACCGGACGTCGACCACGTCTTGCGCAGCGTCTGCCTCCAGGTGTGTCTGGCGTGTGATCTGTCACCGCCCTCGCCGCTGACGGCCGGCTCTCCACCGGAGCTGCTCGGCTTCTTCAGGAGCGTCCTGGCCCAGGTGTCCGGGCGGGGGAACACTCTGCTCCTCGTGCTGGACGCCCTGGATCATCTGTCAGAGCAGCATCACGCTCACAGACTCGGCTGGCTCCCCGCCGACCTTCCGCCCAACATCCACCTGGTGGTTTCCATGGCCACCAGCAGCGAGGCATTTGCTTCCATGCGTCTGAAGGCGGAGACTTCGGCGAGCTTCTTTGAGGTGGAGCGTTTGTCTCGTGACGAAGGGAAACAGATGATGGAGTCGAACCTGCGAACGCGGCGGCGGACATTGACCCCGGAGCAGAGCGACGCCGTGCTGCGGAGCTTCGAGTCGACCGGCTGCCCGCTGCACCTCCGACTCATTCTGTCCGCCGCCAAACGCTGGAGCTCCTTCACCCGGCGCACTGAGCTACACCTGGGCGCCAGCACACAGGAAATGATGTCACAGCTCTTCCTgatgctggaggagaaacatGGGAAGGAGCTGGTGGGCGGGGCCTTAGGATACCTCGCTCTGGCCAG GGAGGGGCTGCTGGAGGCCGAGCTGCGTGACGTCATGTCCCTGGACGATGACGTCATCAGCGAGGTGTACAGGCACTCGCCGCCTCCGACGCCCTCGCTCATCCGGCTGCCCCCCCTCCTGTGGGCCCGGCTCAGACGGGACCTCGAGGACCAGCTGGAGGAGCGGTGGACGGGCGGAGTCGCCGTCGTCGCCCTCAACAACTG GCATCTGTCGGAGGCGGTGTCCGCTCGCTATCTGACGTCAGAGCGACGGGGGCGGAGCCACAGGATCCTGGCGGAGTACTTTCAGGGTCGTTGGTCCGGGAAACTGAAGCCGACGGCTCTGCCGGGTCTGACGCTGTTCCTGTCAGACAGAAAG gtccCGCCCCAGCCGCTGTGGTTCGCTCCAGGATTGGCTAACGTCAGGAAGCTCCAGGAGCTGCCCTATCACCTGCTGCACGCTGGGATGTGGGAGGAGCTACGAAAGGAAGTCATCG GCAGCGCTGAGTGGTTGTTCTGTCAGAGTCGGATCTGTGGCGTGTCCAGTGTGATCCAGGACCTGGACCACAGCTCCCGGTACATGGACTGTACCGAGACCGGACTGATCCGGGACACGCTGGTCCTCATCAAGCCCAGCCTTGACTTCCTGGACAGTCACATGG ACGTGACTCTGTTCTACACCGAGCTGCTGGCCAGACTCTGCTCCCTGGCCACGCCCTTCCCCTCTGTGATTGGCCGGCTGTGCAGCCAGTGCGAGGAGTGGTTACTGACGACGCCCGAGCCCGTCCTCGTCCCACAGTGCAGCTTCCTGCAGCAGCCAGGGGGGGCGCTGCAGCACACGCTGCCCGGGCTGCACGGAG GTGTTCTCTGTGTGGATGTCAGTGAGGAGGCGGAGCTTGTGGTGGCGGGTGCAGATGACGGGGCGGTGGCGGTCTGGAGTCTCAGTGACCAGCAGCTGGTTCACACTCTGCTGGGACACACAG GCGCGGTTCTGTCCGTCaaggtgattgacagctcgtcTTGCTGCCTCTCATTGGCTGCTGACGGCTCTctgaggaggtggagtctggtgaACGGCCTCCAGCTGCTCTGCATCCAGGAGGCGGTGCCTGttgactcctccccctcatcaGTTCACCTCCACCTGTCAGATCAGAGtcagctgctctgtgtttaCACCAGGACGCAG GTGAAGCTGTGGCGTCTGGACGGAGCCGAGCTCTTCAGCAGCCGCGCTGACGAAGGCTCGGTGGTTCTGGGAGTTCTGGAGGAATCTGTGGTTTCTCTGTCCGACTCGGGTCGGGTCAGAATATCTGGTCCAGTCGACGCCACTCGTCCCGTTGAGGCTCCGCTGGAGAACTCACAGAAGTTCACTCTGGTCAACTCCGTCATTTCACCAGAACGTGGGAAAGTGTTCGTGGTCACCAGAGAAGGGTTCCTCCACCAG ATTTCCATGACGGGGAAACACACGACTGTCGAGTTTCCTCTGGTTCCATCTCTACTGTCTGTTACTGAAGATGAGAAGATACTGATGGCAG ccgCTGATCGAACTCTGAGCCTCTTCAACGTCCTCACAGACTCTGTGGACAGATTCCTCGACCTCCAGCACGATGACGACGTCCTGTCGGCCTGCGTCTCTTCAGACGGACGGCGGCTCGCCACCGGAGCAGCCGACCAGCTCAtacgg ATCTGGTCGGTGACCACCGGGGCGCTGCAGGACTGTCTGTGTGGGTCGGATTCTCCCGTCACGTCGCTGCTTTGGTACAAAGGTTCTGTGGTTTCAGCCTCAGCAGCCGCCGCCTCCGTCCGACTGTGGAGCCCGAAGTACGACGCCCGACACAAGCCCACCGCCCACGTGCCGTCGGGCTGCGCCCACGCCGCCGTCACCAGGGACGGCGAGCGGGTTTTCTTCATCCGACACGAGAGCCAGAGAGAAGTGATCAGCTGGAACAAcgtcacag gttGTCTGTCGGATCGTCTGTCCGTCTCAGCGGAGGTTTCCTGTCTGGAGTTGGTTCAGCTCAAGCGTTTCCTCTTGTGCGGTCTGACGTCCGGCACCGTCCTCATCTACCCCTTGGCTCTGCCCCAGGAGACCCTGTGCATCCCCCCTCCGGAGAGCCGGTCCCGGGTGCTCTGCCTCGCCGTCGGCGCCCGGGAGAAGCACGTGGCGGTGGCCTACGAGGACCGGGTGTGTCTGTTTGAGATCTCCAGCAGAGACAGCTTCCCCACGGTGGACGGGCCCCTGCACAGCgtccccctgcccctcctccaGGCCCCGCTGTCCTCCATGGCGCTGCTGCCCGACCGCCGGCTGCTGTACGGGACGAGCGGCGGCGAGGTGAGTCTCCGCGACttcggcagcggcggcggctccaGTCTGGAACCTCACGGCAGCAGAGTGACGTGCGTGACGGGCAGTAACTGGGGGACTCACGCCCTGGTGGGCTCGCAGGACGGCGTGCAGAGACTGTGGGCTCTGAGCCCGCTGGTCCTGGACCACACCGCGGAGTTCAAG ggttttttcttcGAGGGCGTCGTCTCCGCTGCGTTCTCCGAGAGCGACCAGTTCGTCTTCACCGGATCTCAGGACAGAACCGTCAAAGTGTGGGACGTGGCCTCAG GAAACCTGCTGTACGTCCAGTACGTCTACTCTCCGGTCGTGAGGATGGTGACCTTCAGGAACGGTTTTGTGGCGTTGTCTCAGCACGGCGCCGTCATCAGAGAAGTGTTCCGCTGTCCGGACCACATCAGTCCGGACTACAACCCCCTGAGGAACGTCAAGGCCCAGTACCGGGTCACCTCCAGGGACAAGGACCGGGACGCCCAGCAGGCCTCCGTGTCCGACCCGCAGGACTACAACCCGGCCCAGTTCAACCTGAACGTCCTGAGCATGCTCCGATCcaaacccccctcctccacctgcctcaTACTGTAA